A part of Candidatus Margulisiibacteriota bacterium genomic DNA contains:
- the fliF gene encoding flagellar basal-body MS-ring/collar protein FliF, which translates to MGESALRDNRQLSIFISVGLVFVIIIAVLAVRSCAPKDPNAGYTVVYSNLDLKDAANVVTQLKALKIPYQIRDNGKAIAVPKGKADEARLGLAEKSIPSGGVVGWEIFDQSKLGTTDFDRRVQFVRAISGELARTISRIDSVEDARIQIVIPKTELFEVTKAPVTASVLLQLKTGRVLSQEQISGIVHLVAGSVENLRPENVIIVDIYGNILSGPKTAVAENQEEMRTTPMEVYFPKTAEVSASFEAPSLEAKPLLQPAEVVPVITKEVTSLPAAPKESRPEKPDELEILKQKEAYENELSSKVQTLVNNFYPPNSILIKVNVEYGSAAKKPMPAKTSQKQTKAAKKQPAKKAAAAKAAKVKRLTVIVLVDNRFNLTAALKKTTFETIAGALPYNRKRGDRIILRKVPFHYATEFSKGAVDPGVFSSDRDPILGAIKTLSRYRQELAWMSGGLALLLVSLILVRLVSRRKRRALERKKSDDRVQTQGGGAIEQMRDAVGRSPDRVAELLKKWLSEEKGK; encoded by the coding sequence ATGGGGGAATCAGCTCTAAGGGACAACAGGCAGCTGTCGATCTTTATCTCGGTCGGGCTGGTGTTCGTAATAATAATAGCCGTGCTTGCGGTCCGCTCCTGCGCCCCAAAAGACCCTAACGCGGGTTATACAGTGGTCTATTCCAACCTCGATCTTAAAGATGCGGCCAATGTTGTGACGCAGTTAAAGGCTCTCAAGATACCCTACCAGATAAGGGACAACGGAAAAGCGATCGCAGTTCCCAAGGGCAAAGCTGATGAGGCAAGGCTGGGGCTGGCGGAAAAGAGCATTCCTTCGGGAGGAGTGGTGGGTTGGGAGATCTTTGACCAGTCCAAGCTTGGGACCACCGATTTTGACAGAAGGGTGCAGTTTGTCAGGGCTATCTCGGGAGAGCTGGCGCGCACTATCAGCCGCATTGATTCGGTAGAAGATGCCAGGATACAGATAGTGATACCAAAGACAGAGCTTTTTGAGGTAACAAAAGCTCCTGTTACTGCCTCGGTCCTGCTGCAGCTAAAGACAGGGAGGGTCCTTTCCCAGGAACAGATCAGCGGAATAGTCCATCTGGTGGCGGGCAGCGTGGAAAACCTGCGCCCGGAAAATGTGATTATCGTGGATATCTACGGCAACATATTGAGTGGTCCAAAGACTGCCGTAGCAGAGAATCAGGAAGAGATGCGGACAACTCCTATGGAAGTCTATTTTCCGAAAACGGCCGAAGTTTCCGCCTCTTTTGAAGCTCCAAGCCTGGAAGCAAAGCCTCTGCTTCAGCCGGCAGAAGTTGTTCCCGTAATTACCAAAGAAGTGACTTCGCTTCCTGCTGCGCCAAAGGAGTCACGCCCAGAAAAACCGGATGAATTAGAGATCCTTAAGCAGAAGGAAGCCTACGAAAATGAACTTTCCAGCAAAGTGCAGACCCTGGTCAATAATTTTTATCCGCCGAACAGCATCCTGATAAAGGTCAATGTTGAATACGGCTCTGCAGCCAAAAAACCGATGCCGGCCAAAACATCCCAAAAACAGACCAAAGCGGCAAAAAAACAGCCGGCCAAAAAAGCCGCAGCGGCAAAGGCAGCCAAGGTCAAAAGACTTACCGTTATCGTGCTTGTGGACAACAGGTTCAACCTTACCGCTGCCCTCAAAAAGACCACTTTTGAGACCATAGCAGGAGCCCTTCCCTACAACAGGAAAAGGGGAGACAGGATAATACTGAGAAAAGTTCCTTTCCATTATGCCACGGAGTTTTCGAAGGGGGCTGTTGATCCCGGCGTGTTCTCTTCCGACAGGGACCCTATACTGGGGGCGATAAAAACTCTCAGCAGGTACAGGCAGGAATTGGCCTGGATGTCGGGAGGCCTTGCCCTGCTTTTGGTGTCGCTCATTTTAGTTAGGCTTGTTTCCAGAAGAAAAAGAAGGGCGCTCGAAAGAAAGAAGTCAGACGACAGGGTCCAGACCCAGGGAGGAGGAGCCATTGAACAGATGAGGGATGCGGTCGGCAGGTCTCCGGACAGGGTGGCGGAACTGCTAAAAAAATGGCTGTCAGAGGAAAAGGGGAAGTGA
- a CDS encoding flagellar hook-basal body complex protein FliE yields the protein MAEPVGRISPELMAQIMGTENTSAAEPAKGPAGNQEIKTSSSIFDDMLSKAVNALEGVSNTEAAANQAMESYIRGDMDVSEVMVATAKMNIAVQLAVTTVTSAVNTFKEITQMQI from the coding sequence ATGGCAGAACCTGTTGGAAGGATAAGCCCCGAACTGATGGCCCAGATAATGGGAACGGAAAACACTTCTGCTGCTGAGCCGGCAAAAGGTCCCGCCGGCAATCAGGAAATAAAGACTTCATCTTCTATCTTTGATGATATGCTCAGCAAGGCGGTGAACGCGCTGGAGGGAGTGAGCAACACAGAGGCTGCCGCCAACCAGGCAATGGAAAGTTATATCAGAGGAGATATGGATGTGTCCGAGGTGATGGTGGCTACCGCCAAAATGAACATAGCGGTCCAGTTGGCGGTGACCACAGTGACCTCGGCGGTGAATACTTTTAAAGAAATAACCCAGATGCAGATATAG
- the flgC gene encoding flagellar basal body rod protein FlgC: MSINRAMDISVSGILAEKAHMELIASNMANINTTRTQDGGVYKRKVAVYAESPLSFESQLSRAQKKLSGGPGGVLVKVVDDKASPMQKVYNPGHPDADVNGYVSLPNVSLATEMTDLIYSSKLYEANITVFNAAKKMGQDALQIQ, encoded by the coding sequence ATGAGCATTAACCGTGCCATGGATATTTCTGTAAGCGGGATACTGGCGGAAAAAGCGCATATGGAGCTTATAGCAAGCAACATGGCCAATATCAATACAACCCGGACCCAGGACGGCGGCGTCTACAAAAGAAAAGTCGCGGTCTATGCGGAGTCGCCGCTCTCTTTTGAGAGCCAGCTTTCCAGGGCGCAGAAAAAGCTTTCGGGAGGTCCCGGAGGGGTTTTAGTCAAGGTCGTTGACGACAAGGCTTCGCCCATGCAAAAGGTCTACAACCCGGGGCATCCGGACGCGGATGTCAATGGTTATGTTTCGCTTCCCAATGTAAGCCTGGCAACCGAGATGACGGACCTGATCTATTCCAGCAAGCTTTATGAAGCCAACATCACTGTCTTTAATGCGGCAAAAAAAATGGGGCAGGACGCCCTGCAGATCCAGTAA
- a CDS encoding flagellar basal body protein, with amino-acid sequence MEIFDPTFGSLENAMGNSSKIQEVVAHNIANAKTPGYEALKFDETLDKAVKRLEKRDVSLEEEMADMAKNNARYSAFSKMLTAKLAVLRAVVTQGRK; translated from the coding sequence ATGGAGATATTTGATCCGACTTTCGGAAGCCTCGAAAATGCGATGGGTAATTCTTCCAAGATCCAGGAAGTCGTTGCCCATAACATCGCAAACGCAAAGACCCCCGGCTATGAAGCGCTCAAGTTTGATGAAACGCTCGACAAAGCGGTAAAGCGCCTGGAAAAGAGGGATGTAAGCCTTGAAGAAGAGATGGCGGACATGGCAAAAAACAATGCCAGGTATTCGGCTTTTTCCAAGATGCTTACGGCAAAACTGGCTGTTTTAAGGGCGGTCGTTACCCAGGGGAGAAAGTGA